One stretch of Armigeres subalbatus isolate Guangzhou_Male chromosome 2, GZ_Asu_2, whole genome shotgun sequence DNA includes these proteins:
- the LOC134211077 gene encoding roquin-1 isoform X1 produces MKITFNLRRLGNVMPIQAPQWTEFLSCPVCCNEFAANLRPPISLGCGHTICRTCLATLHRKQCPFDQTIISTDLDNLPVNNALLQLVSTSNTAGSSPGSGNGTNNTSPGSSSGGTGTPGGSAIDPDLSSPSVQNLSPEDLQCYKTARGCIEELALYLKPYPNGNAGGLLSRPMQRKLVTLVNCQLIEDEGRARSLRAARSLGERTVTELILQHQNPQQLSTNLWAAVRARGCQFLGPAMQEEVLKLVLLALEDGSALSRKVLVMFVVQRLEPHFPQASKTSIGHVVQLLYRASCFKVSKREGDSSLMQLKEEFRTYEALRREHDAQIVQIATEAGLRIAPDQWSSLLYGDTAHKSHMQSIIDKLQTPQSFVQSVQELIIALQRTGDPANLSGLRVHLKHLASIDSNAENHVPTWRECSTALEAVKRVVIGLVDFVQHHGNRKLQEPGHLAHNSKYKISLCRDLNLRGTCPRGPNCTFAHSEEELEKYRTKLRKSNIRTPNGKDHGEYIGDLGMPSTSHGYHSSGEEASPMRYPKSTPPMRYLDKSPMSSHSHASGSSNSNSSHNSHLAPIPPHQHPPYSNVPPPPTPLQHGANGRNFNFNPNYPNGGAGNLSYGTRPPPPPMPPPPVHNSGPIRGNFIRPPNGNFIGHPPPPPPPMQHNQTTGGPPMNMLHGGNHPTYPANQPPPIEQIHQQLMNGPPPPSFVGNQTYTEYQDKMDQRRQFNPWENQPPPTLPNPNNAQSGAPGPQHSVVPPVNLLGQQHAPKSGINPSYQSGMMNNKSHLPPPPAIAPHSQHPALPPMASQQIQHQQQQQQQQPQQQQHHNVAGNANKFFQANNALQHKLRDYRDKHLVNPNNNRLHMPPAHTQQPHPVPSMQQQQQQSQPPSFGNGNRNNLHAPISQAAQNLVSNGNVPSAGNNGAMNNGFNPMSLSRSELLKMLNLNASVDLANHPSGTTSKDMFVRSDSLLNDDDFPISESDFSNAVINQFGPISRTNNQLAKSRGEFPFANILPDSDWLMNVQQQLYNDAAGLGDLSSSNCSSASSSFYQQPQQHPASSQQSSNKAEQNNNTLELDLFQVDSKIADYASALGNANQSSSTSQLLHHHQVEAQLLQQQQQQQQQHHLSHVATVSQHMAAAAQLSGAHHGAGSLLSSHHHQQQHTPHSHHSSNQAHHHHHQQQQQQQQQQQHQQHMFVQQQQHAMHQQHNMQSHKLPQHLVEAMRLNELMGNGGSGDLKIPSFKELKDLKTQQTMSGLSPVSGVLTASTSSSSSVVTMPPLWNNLLDLSGLKPTTDGNDLSVGGVHGSNSTGGSAGGANSSINTILSNSTASTTSISNLNSNNSNNNEDSYEAGIADEMRELALRLESELELDATGV; encoded by the exons ACAATTATTTCGACAGACCTAGATAATCTACCGGTAAACAATGCTCTTCTACAGTTGGTCAGCACCAGCAACACCGCTGGGAGCAGCCCGGGAAGCGGCAACGGCACCAACAACACCTCGCCTGGGTCATCTTCAGGGGGTACTGGTACTCCCGGTGGTTCAGCCATCGATCCAGACCTTAGCTCACCTAGCGTTCAAAATTTGAGTCCGGAGGATTTGCAGTGCTACAAGACCGCACGAGGGTGTATCGAAGAGCTTGCCCTCTACCTGAAGCCATACCCGAATGGTAACGCCGGTGGACTTCTTTCGCGTCCAATGCAGCGCAAATTGGTCACCCTGGTCAATTGTCAGTTGATTGAGGATGAAGGGCGTGCGCGATCGTTGCGTGCCGCTCGCTCGTTAGGCGAACGAACGGTTACCGAGCTGATACTGCAACATCAAAATCCACAACAGCTGAGTACCAACCTTTGGGCTGCGGTGAGAGCCCGGGGATGTCAATTTCTCGGGCCGGCTATGCAGGAGGAAGTGCTAAAATTGGTTCTTTTAGCACTGGAGGATGGGTCGGCACTTTCGCGGAAAGTACTGGTGATGTTCGTAGTGCAACGATTGGAACCACATTTCCCCCAAGCCTCGAAGACCAGCATCGGTCATGTGGTTCAACTGTTGTACAGGGCTAGTTGTTTTAAAGTATCAAAACGGGAAGGTGACTCATCTTTGATGCAGTTGAAGGAAGAATTCCGTACTTATGAAGCGCTGAGACGGGAGCATGATGCACAAATAGTACAAATTGCAACCGAAGCAGGTCTCCGGATAGCCCCGGATCAGTGGTCCTCCTTGCTGTATGGCGATACGGCACACAAGTCACACATGCAAAGCATTATAGATAAACTGCAAACACCGCAATCATTTGTGCAATCTGTACAGGAGTTGATAATCGCACTCCAGCGAACAGGTGACCCTGCGAATCTGTCCGGATTGCGGGTTCATCTCAAGCATCTAGCCAGCATCGACTCAAATGCCGAAAACCATGTGCCAACGTGGCGCGAATGTTCCACAGCGCTGGAAGCAGTTAAGCGGGTCGTTATAGGCCTGGTCGACTTTGTACAGCATCATGGCAACCGAAAGTTGCAAGAGCCAGGACACTTAGCTCATAATAGTAAATATAAAATTAGCCTGTGTCGCGACCTGAATCTCCGAGGAACCTGTCCGCGCGGACCGAACTGTACTTTTGCGCATTCGGAAGAAGAACTCGAGAAATACCGTACAAAGCTTCGAAAGAGCAACATTCGGACGCCGAATGGAAAAGATCATGGGGAATACATAGGAGATCTTGGAATGCCATCCACTTCGCATGGGTACCATTCGTCCGGGGAAGAAGCTTCCCCAATGCGATATCCAAAGTCAACTCCACCAATGAGATATCTTGATAAATCTCCAATGAGTAGTCACAGCCACGCTAGCGGAAGTAGTAATAGTAACAGTAGTCATAATAGTCATTTAGCGCCAATTCCACCCCACCAACATCCTCCGTACTCGAACGTGCCGCCCCCGCCAACACCACTTCAACACGGTGCCAATggacgaaattttaatttcaatccaAACTATCCCAATGGAGGTGCAGGGAACCTTTCATACGGCACTCGGCCTCCTCCTCCACCGATGCCACCTCCTCCAGTTCATAATTCTGGACCAATACGAGGTAACTTTATCCGGCCGCCGAATGGGAACTTTATTGGACACCCACCTCCACCTCCCCCTCCCATGCAACACAATCAAACGACTGGTGGACCTCCAATGAATATGCTGCACGGTGGTAATCATCCTACATATCCCGCTAACCAACCGCCACCGATAGAACAGATTCATCAACAGTTGATGAATGGGCCTCCTCCGCCTTCATTTGTAGGTAATCAAACGTATACggaatatcaagacaaaatggATCAACGACGACAGTTCAATCCATGGGAAAACCAACCACCTCCAACGCTTCCTAATCCGAACAATGCACAGTCTGGGGCACCAGGTCCACAAcattcggtagttcctccagttaACTTACTTGGGCAACAGCATGCTCCCAAATCAGGTATTAATCCGTCTTACCAATCTGGAATGATGAACAATAAAAGCCATCTACCACCACCGCCTGCAATAGCACCTCACTCGCAGCATCCTGCTTTACCTCCAATGGCTTCCCAGCAAATTCAAcatcagcaacaacaacaacaacagcaacccCAACAGCAGCAACATCATAATGTTGCAGGAAACGCCAACAAATTCTTTCAAGCTAACAATGCATTACAACATAAACTTCGTGATTACCGAGATAAGCACCTCGTAAATCCAAACAACAATAGACTGCATATGCCTCCCGCACATACGCAACAACCGCATCCAGTTCCTTCGAtgcaacagcagcaacagcaatCACAGCCTCCGTCGTTCGGTAACGGCAACAGAAATAACCTGCATGCTCCTATTTCTCAAGCCGCACAGAATTTAGTAAGCAATGGCAATGTACCATCAGCCGGGAATAATGGTGCAATGAACAATGGATTTAACCCAATGTCGCTTAGCCGTAGTGAATTGCTGAAGATGCTCAATCTGAATGCTAGCGTTGATCTGGCAAACCATCCGAGTGGGACAACGTCCAAGGACATGTTTGTGCGGTCAGATTCGTTGCTCAATGACGACGACTTCCCCATATCTGAGAGTGACTTCTCAAATGCTGTCATCAACCAATTCGGTCCAATTTCGCGAACGAATAATCAGCTCGCGAAATCAAGGGGCGAATTTCCATTTGCGAACATTCTGCCCGATAGCGACTGGCTTATGAATGTGCAACAGCAGCTATATAACGATGCTGCCGGGCTTGGTGATTTATCGTCATCAAATTGTTCGTCAGCATCGTCATCTTTCTACCAGCAACCGCAGCAGCATCCTGCCTCGTCGCAACAATCGAGCAACAAAGCTGAGCAGAACAATAACACGCTTGAGTTGGACCTTTTCCAGGTAGATAGTAAAATAGCGGACTACGCGAGTGCTCTTGGCAACGCCAACCAGTCGAGTAGTACATCACAACTTTTGCATCATCATCAAGTCGAGGCTCAGTtgcttcaacaacaacaacaacagcagcagcagcatcattTATCGCACGTGGCAACGGTCTCTCAGCATATGGCTGCGGCAGCGCAACTTTCCGGAGCTCACCATGGGGCGGGGTCGCTTCTTTCATCACATCACCATCAGCAACAGCACACTCCCCATTCCCATCACTCTTCAAATCAGGcacatcaccatcatcatcagcaacaacagcagcagcagcaacaacaacaacaccagcagcacatgtttgtgcagcagcaacagcatgCCATGCATCAACAGCATAATATGCAGTCGCACAAGCTGCCGCAACATCTGGTCGAAGCCATGCGTTTGAATGAGTTGATGGGGAACGGAGGAAGTGGCGATTTGAAGATTCCAAGCTTTAAGGAGCTAAAGGATTTAAAG ACCCAGCAAACGATGAGTGGCTTGTCACCCGTGTCGGGCGTACTAACAGCATCAACATCATCGTCTTCGTCGGTGGTGACTATGCCGCCACTATGGAACAACTTACTGGACTTATCCGGGCTGAAACCGACCACCGATGGTAACGATCTGTCGGTCGGTGGAGTGCATGGCAGCAACAGCACTGGTGGTAGTGCTGGTGGTGCCAACAGTAGCATCAATACCATCCTGAGCAACAGCACAGCCAGTACTACTAGCATTAGCAACCTTAATAGCAACAATAGTAACAATAATGAAGATTCCTACGAGGCGGGAATCGCAGACGAAATGCGAGAGTTGGCACTCCGTCTTGAGTCCGAGCTAGAGTTGGACGCAACTGGAGTGTAG
- the LOC134211077 gene encoding roquin-1 isoform X2 gives MPIQAPQWTEFLSCPVCCNEFAANLRPPISLGCGHTICRTCLATLHRKQCPFDQTIISTDLDNLPVNNALLQLVSTSNTAGSSPGSGNGTNNTSPGSSSGGTGTPGGSAIDPDLSSPSVQNLSPEDLQCYKTARGCIEELALYLKPYPNGNAGGLLSRPMQRKLVTLVNCQLIEDEGRARSLRAARSLGERTVTELILQHQNPQQLSTNLWAAVRARGCQFLGPAMQEEVLKLVLLALEDGSALSRKVLVMFVVQRLEPHFPQASKTSIGHVVQLLYRASCFKVSKREGDSSLMQLKEEFRTYEALRREHDAQIVQIATEAGLRIAPDQWSSLLYGDTAHKSHMQSIIDKLQTPQSFVQSVQELIIALQRTGDPANLSGLRVHLKHLASIDSNAENHVPTWRECSTALEAVKRVVIGLVDFVQHHGNRKLQEPGHLAHNSKYKISLCRDLNLRGTCPRGPNCTFAHSEEELEKYRTKLRKSNIRTPNGKDHGEYIGDLGMPSTSHGYHSSGEEASPMRYPKSTPPMRYLDKSPMSSHSHASGSSNSNSSHNSHLAPIPPHQHPPYSNVPPPPTPLQHGANGRNFNFNPNYPNGGAGNLSYGTRPPPPPMPPPPVHNSGPIRGNFIRPPNGNFIGHPPPPPPPMQHNQTTGGPPMNMLHGGNHPTYPANQPPPIEQIHQQLMNGPPPPSFVGNQTYTEYQDKMDQRRQFNPWENQPPPTLPNPNNAQSGAPGPQHSVVPPVNLLGQQHAPKSGINPSYQSGMMNNKSHLPPPPAIAPHSQHPALPPMASQQIQHQQQQQQQQPQQQQHHNVAGNANKFFQANNALQHKLRDYRDKHLVNPNNNRLHMPPAHTQQPHPVPSMQQQQQQSQPPSFGNGNRNNLHAPISQAAQNLVSNGNVPSAGNNGAMNNGFNPMSLSRSELLKMLNLNASVDLANHPSGTTSKDMFVRSDSLLNDDDFPISESDFSNAVINQFGPISRTNNQLAKSRGEFPFANILPDSDWLMNVQQQLYNDAAGLGDLSSSNCSSASSSFYQQPQQHPASSQQSSNKAEQNNNTLELDLFQVDSKIADYASALGNANQSSSTSQLLHHHQVEAQLLQQQQQQQQQHHLSHVATVSQHMAAAAQLSGAHHGAGSLLSSHHHQQQHTPHSHHSSNQAHHHHHQQQQQQQQQQQHQQHMFVQQQQHAMHQQHNMQSHKLPQHLVEAMRLNELMGNGGSGDLKIPSFKELKDLKTQQTMSGLSPVSGVLTASTSSSSSVVTMPPLWNNLLDLSGLKPTTDGNDLSVGGVHGSNSTGGSAGGANSSINTILSNSTASTTSISNLNSNNSNNNEDSYEAGIADEMRELALRLESELELDATGV, from the exons ACAATTATTTCGACAGACCTAGATAATCTACCGGTAAACAATGCTCTTCTACAGTTGGTCAGCACCAGCAACACCGCTGGGAGCAGCCCGGGAAGCGGCAACGGCACCAACAACACCTCGCCTGGGTCATCTTCAGGGGGTACTGGTACTCCCGGTGGTTCAGCCATCGATCCAGACCTTAGCTCACCTAGCGTTCAAAATTTGAGTCCGGAGGATTTGCAGTGCTACAAGACCGCACGAGGGTGTATCGAAGAGCTTGCCCTCTACCTGAAGCCATACCCGAATGGTAACGCCGGTGGACTTCTTTCGCGTCCAATGCAGCGCAAATTGGTCACCCTGGTCAATTGTCAGTTGATTGAGGATGAAGGGCGTGCGCGATCGTTGCGTGCCGCTCGCTCGTTAGGCGAACGAACGGTTACCGAGCTGATACTGCAACATCAAAATCCACAACAGCTGAGTACCAACCTTTGGGCTGCGGTGAGAGCCCGGGGATGTCAATTTCTCGGGCCGGCTATGCAGGAGGAAGTGCTAAAATTGGTTCTTTTAGCACTGGAGGATGGGTCGGCACTTTCGCGGAAAGTACTGGTGATGTTCGTAGTGCAACGATTGGAACCACATTTCCCCCAAGCCTCGAAGACCAGCATCGGTCATGTGGTTCAACTGTTGTACAGGGCTAGTTGTTTTAAAGTATCAAAACGGGAAGGTGACTCATCTTTGATGCAGTTGAAGGAAGAATTCCGTACTTATGAAGCGCTGAGACGGGAGCATGATGCACAAATAGTACAAATTGCAACCGAAGCAGGTCTCCGGATAGCCCCGGATCAGTGGTCCTCCTTGCTGTATGGCGATACGGCACACAAGTCACACATGCAAAGCATTATAGATAAACTGCAAACACCGCAATCATTTGTGCAATCTGTACAGGAGTTGATAATCGCACTCCAGCGAACAGGTGACCCTGCGAATCTGTCCGGATTGCGGGTTCATCTCAAGCATCTAGCCAGCATCGACTCAAATGCCGAAAACCATGTGCCAACGTGGCGCGAATGTTCCACAGCGCTGGAAGCAGTTAAGCGGGTCGTTATAGGCCTGGTCGACTTTGTACAGCATCATGGCAACCGAAAGTTGCAAGAGCCAGGACACTTAGCTCATAATAGTAAATATAAAATTAGCCTGTGTCGCGACCTGAATCTCCGAGGAACCTGTCCGCGCGGACCGAACTGTACTTTTGCGCATTCGGAAGAAGAACTCGAGAAATACCGTACAAAGCTTCGAAAGAGCAACATTCGGACGCCGAATGGAAAAGATCATGGGGAATACATAGGAGATCTTGGAATGCCATCCACTTCGCATGGGTACCATTCGTCCGGGGAAGAAGCTTCCCCAATGCGATATCCAAAGTCAACTCCACCAATGAGATATCTTGATAAATCTCCAATGAGTAGTCACAGCCACGCTAGCGGAAGTAGTAATAGTAACAGTAGTCATAATAGTCATTTAGCGCCAATTCCACCCCACCAACATCCTCCGTACTCGAACGTGCCGCCCCCGCCAACACCACTTCAACACGGTGCCAATggacgaaattttaatttcaatccaAACTATCCCAATGGAGGTGCAGGGAACCTTTCATACGGCACTCGGCCTCCTCCTCCACCGATGCCACCTCCTCCAGTTCATAATTCTGGACCAATACGAGGTAACTTTATCCGGCCGCCGAATGGGAACTTTATTGGACACCCACCTCCACCTCCCCCTCCCATGCAACACAATCAAACGACTGGTGGACCTCCAATGAATATGCTGCACGGTGGTAATCATCCTACATATCCCGCTAACCAACCGCCACCGATAGAACAGATTCATCAACAGTTGATGAATGGGCCTCCTCCGCCTTCATTTGTAGGTAATCAAACGTATACggaatatcaagacaaaatggATCAACGACGACAGTTCAATCCATGGGAAAACCAACCACCTCCAACGCTTCCTAATCCGAACAATGCACAGTCTGGGGCACCAGGTCCACAAcattcggtagttcctccagttaACTTACTTGGGCAACAGCATGCTCCCAAATCAGGTATTAATCCGTCTTACCAATCTGGAATGATGAACAATAAAAGCCATCTACCACCACCGCCTGCAATAGCACCTCACTCGCAGCATCCTGCTTTACCTCCAATGGCTTCCCAGCAAATTCAAcatcagcaacaacaacaacaacagcaacccCAACAGCAGCAACATCATAATGTTGCAGGAAACGCCAACAAATTCTTTCAAGCTAACAATGCATTACAACATAAACTTCGTGATTACCGAGATAAGCACCTCGTAAATCCAAACAACAATAGACTGCATATGCCTCCCGCACATACGCAACAACCGCATCCAGTTCCTTCGAtgcaacagcagcaacagcaatCACAGCCTCCGTCGTTCGGTAACGGCAACAGAAATAACCTGCATGCTCCTATTTCTCAAGCCGCACAGAATTTAGTAAGCAATGGCAATGTACCATCAGCCGGGAATAATGGTGCAATGAACAATGGATTTAACCCAATGTCGCTTAGCCGTAGTGAATTGCTGAAGATGCTCAATCTGAATGCTAGCGTTGATCTGGCAAACCATCCGAGTGGGACAACGTCCAAGGACATGTTTGTGCGGTCAGATTCGTTGCTCAATGACGACGACTTCCCCATATCTGAGAGTGACTTCTCAAATGCTGTCATCAACCAATTCGGTCCAATTTCGCGAACGAATAATCAGCTCGCGAAATCAAGGGGCGAATTTCCATTTGCGAACATTCTGCCCGATAGCGACTGGCTTATGAATGTGCAACAGCAGCTATATAACGATGCTGCCGGGCTTGGTGATTTATCGTCATCAAATTGTTCGTCAGCATCGTCATCTTTCTACCAGCAACCGCAGCAGCATCCTGCCTCGTCGCAACAATCGAGCAACAAAGCTGAGCAGAACAATAACACGCTTGAGTTGGACCTTTTCCAGGTAGATAGTAAAATAGCGGACTACGCGAGTGCTCTTGGCAACGCCAACCAGTCGAGTAGTACATCACAACTTTTGCATCATCATCAAGTCGAGGCTCAGTtgcttcaacaacaacaacaacagcagcagcagcatcattTATCGCACGTGGCAACGGTCTCTCAGCATATGGCTGCGGCAGCGCAACTTTCCGGAGCTCACCATGGGGCGGGGTCGCTTCTTTCATCACATCACCATCAGCAACAGCACACTCCCCATTCCCATCACTCTTCAAATCAGGcacatcaccatcatcatcagcaacaacagcagcagcagcaacaacaacaacaccagcagcacatgtttgtgcagcagcaacagcatgCCATGCATCAACAGCATAATATGCAGTCGCACAAGCTGCCGCAACATCTGGTCGAAGCCATGCGTTTGAATGAGTTGATGGGGAACGGAGGAAGTGGCGATTTGAAGATTCCAAGCTTTAAGGAGCTAAAGGATTTAAAG ACCCAGCAAACGATGAGTGGCTTGTCACCCGTGTCGGGCGTACTAACAGCATCAACATCATCGTCTTCGTCGGTGGTGACTATGCCGCCACTATGGAACAACTTACTGGACTTATCCGGGCTGAAACCGACCACCGATGGTAACGATCTGTCGGTCGGTGGAGTGCATGGCAGCAACAGCACTGGTGGTAGTGCTGGTGGTGCCAACAGTAGCATCAATACCATCCTGAGCAACAGCACAGCCAGTACTACTAGCATTAGCAACCTTAATAGCAACAATAGTAACAATAATGAAGATTCCTACGAGGCGGGAATCGCAGACGAAATGCGAGAGTTGGCACTCCGTCTTGAGTCCGAGCTAGAGTTGGACGCAACTGGAGTGTAG